The Eubacteriales bacterium genome has a window encoding:
- the hslV gene encoding ATP-dependent protease subunit HslV: MFEATTIIAVKKDGKCAIAGDGQVTFGQNTIMKHTAKKVRRLYDGKVVIGFAGSVADAFTLSERFEAKLEQYGGSLQRAAVELAQEWRNDKMLRKLEAMLIAADKTDLLVVSGTGEVIDPDDGIAAIGSGGSYALAAAKALKKNTDLSAEDIAKKALDIASDICIYTNKNVTVEVI; this comes from the coding sequence ATGTTTGAGGCAACAACTATTATAGCAGTAAAAAAAGATGGAAAATGTGCAATAGCCGGAGACGGTCAAGTTACATTTGGCCAAAATACAATAATGAAACACACCGCAAAAAAGGTAAGAAGGCTTTACGACGGCAAAGTCGTCATTGGTTTTGCCGGCTCTGTTGCAGATGCGTTTACACTTTCTGAAAGATTCGAGGCAAAACTCGAGCAATACGGCGGCAGCTTGCAGCGTGCGGCTGTAGAACTGGCACAGGAATGGCGCAATGACAAGATGCTCCGTAAATTAGAAGCAATGCTTATAGCCGCAGATAAAACAGATCTGCTTGTAGTTTCAGGTACCGGTGAAGTCATAGACCCGGACGACGGTATAGCGGCAATAGGTTCCGGCGGATCCTATGCTTTGGCTGCTGCAAAAGCATTAAAGAAGAATACAGATTTATCTGCCGAAGATATAGCAAAAAAAGCGCTGGATATAGCATCTGATATCTGTATTTATACTAATAAAAACGTAACTGTTGAAGTTATATAG
- the trmFO gene encoding methylenetetrahydrofolate--tRNA-(uracil(54)-C(5))-methyltransferase (FADH(2)-oxidizing) TrmFO, protein MENKIVNVIGAGLAGSEAAWQLASRGIKVRLFDMKPKKMSPAHKYTGFSELVCSNSLRSNQLSNACGLLKEEMRVLNSLIMKAADKFKVPAGSALAVDRYKFSDFISITLKGIDGIEIINEEVTKIPKGPVIIATGPLTSENLLGEIGRIVGEEYCFFFDAAAPIVTAESIDMDKAFFASRYDKGSDYLNCAMDKEAYYSFVDALINAECVELKDFENKNVFEGCMPVEVMAKRGRDTLAFGPLKPVGIKNPRSDFKPYAVVQLRRENEAGTLYNIVGFQTHLKFGEQKRVFSLIPGLENAEFVRYGVMHKNTFINSPKLLGENYRLKSNGNIFFAGQISGVEGYVESASSGLLTGIAAAYDIKGAKMPELTDITAIGALPEYVSNANPDLFQPMNINFGIIKPLEQRIRNKMEKNTIIANRSIEYLKSLHINEHVLEGFYV, encoded by the coding sequence ATGGAAAATAAGATTGTAAACGTTATAGGTGCAGGCTTGGCCGGAAGCGAGGCGGCATGGCAGCTGGCATCCAGAGGCATCAAAGTAAGGCTTTTTGACATGAAACCAAAAAAGATGTCTCCCGCGCATAAATATACAGGTTTTTCGGAATTGGTGTGCAGTAATTCTTTAAGGTCAAACCAATTATCAAATGCCTGCGGCCTTTTAAAAGAAGAAATGCGAGTGTTAAATTCGCTTATAATGAAAGCAGCAGATAAATTTAAGGTTCCTGCTGGCAGTGCGCTTGCGGTTGACAGATATAAGTTTTCAGACTTCATATCAATCACTTTAAAAGGCATTGACGGTATAGAAATAATAAACGAAGAAGTAACTAAAATACCTAAAGGGCCGGTTATAATCGCCACAGGGCCCTTGACTTCTGAAAATCTGCTCGGCGAAATAGGGCGGATAGTAGGCGAAGAATACTGCTTTTTTTTCGATGCCGCAGCACCTATAGTAACGGCAGAATCAATAGATATGGATAAAGCTTTTTTCGCATCCAGATATGACAAAGGCAGCGATTATTTGAATTGCGCTATGGATAAAGAGGCGTATTACTCTTTTGTAGATGCACTTATAAACGCTGAATGCGTTGAATTAAAGGATTTCGAAAATAAAAATGTATTCGAAGGATGCATGCCCGTTGAAGTGATGGCAAAAAGGGGAAGGGACACCCTTGCCTTTGGCCCGCTAAAACCTGTTGGGATAAAAAACCCGAGAAGTGATTTTAAGCCTTACGCCGTTGTACAGTTAAGGCGTGAAAATGAAGCAGGTACGCTTTATAATATAGTTGGATTTCAGACGCATCTTAAGTTTGGCGAACAAAAAAGGGTTTTTTCTTTGATACCAGGCCTTGAGAATGCGGAATTTGTGCGCTACGGCGTTATGCATAAAAATACATTCATTAATTCTCCCAAACTTTTAGGGGAAAATTACCGTCTTAAAAGCAACGGCAATATTTTCTTTGCAGGGCAGATAAGCGGAGTGGAAGGGTACGTGGAATCTGCATCAAGTGGGCTATTAACCGGTATAGCCGCAGCATATGATATAAAAGGCGCTAAGATGCCGGAGTTAACTGATATAACGGCGATCGGAGCACTGCCTGAATACGTATCTAATGCAAACCCGGATTTGTTTCAGCCGATGAATATAAACTTTGGCATTATTAAGCCGCTTGAGCAAAGAATAAGGAATAAGATGGAAAAAAACACCATAATTGCTAATAGATCTATTGAGTATTTAAAGAGTTTACATATTAACGAACATGTTTTGGAGGGATTTTATGTTTGA
- the topA gene encoding type I DNA topoisomerase codes for MPRSKKQHENKKYDLVIVESSAKAKTINKFLGDKYVIKASNGHVRDLPKSKIGVDIENDYQPQYIQIRGKGDIIKQLKTQAANANKIYLATDPDREGEAISWHIADMLNLGNDKINRIEFNEITKTAVTNAIKAPRPLKTGLINAQQARRVLDRLVGYKLSPFLWHKVKKGLSAGRVQSVAVKIICDREKEITEFVAKEFWTITVLLISEDKKDTVEVKFFGKNGKKVELLNEGEVKKVLSGIDKEKFSVDKIKKGEKFNHPSPPFTTSSLQQEASSRLGFTTKRTMLIAQQLYEGVELGKEGSVGLISYIRTDSVRVSTEALAAVRDQIKVQYGEKYLYPEPRIYKGKKNIQDAHEAIRPTYMHIKPEKIKQFLTLEQFKLYKLIYDRFFASQMADARYSTVSLELSSGGYEFRTSGAILKFKGYLAAYDNNLEDGEGKNAIPELSQGQLLDAKEITPKQNFTQPPNRYTEATLVRMLEEKGIGRPSTYSPIISTIQERGYVVKKARTLYPTDLGMIVNDIVKNNFKDIVDIEFTANLENQLDEIESGAKDWKRLLDEYYKPFEEILQNAETNVSKVELPVEESEEICEKCGAKMVYKEGRFGRFLACPNYPACKNTKAIIKTLDVPCPKCGNRIIVKKTKNKKTFYGCEKYPECDFVSWDMPINEKCEECGSLMVLSRLPNGKGYKKCSNENCVKNLKKKKKDDKTA; via the coding sequence GTGCCGAGATCAAAGAAACAGCACGAGAACAAAAAATACGATTTGGTGATTGTCGAGTCTTCTGCAAAGGCAAAGACAATAAATAAGTTTTTAGGTGATAAATACGTGATTAAGGCATCTAATGGCCACGTCCGTGATTTACCGAAAAGCAAAATTGGAGTAGACATAGAAAACGATTATCAGCCGCAGTATATTCAAATCCGCGGAAAAGGCGATATAATTAAGCAATTGAAAACGCAAGCGGCTAACGCCAATAAAATCTATTTGGCAACCGACCCAGACAGGGAAGGCGAAGCTATTTCATGGCATATAGCAGACATGCTTAATTTAGGAAATGACAAGATAAACCGTATAGAGTTTAACGAAATAACTAAGACTGCGGTTACAAACGCAATAAAAGCACCAAGGCCGCTTAAGACCGGCCTGATTAATGCTCAGCAGGCAAGAAGGGTTCTAGATAGGCTTGTCGGATACAAATTAAGCCCTTTTTTATGGCATAAAGTCAAAAAAGGCTTAAGTGCCGGAAGGGTTCAGTCCGTTGCTGTTAAAATAATCTGCGACAGGGAAAAGGAAATAACCGAGTTCGTTGCTAAAGAGTTTTGGACAATAACTGTACTTCTTATATCCGAAGATAAAAAGGATACGGTCGAAGTTAAGTTCTTTGGGAAAAACGGCAAGAAAGTTGAGCTTTTAAACGAAGGCGAAGTTAAAAAAGTTTTAAGCGGTATAGATAAAGAAAAGTTTTCAGTAGATAAGATAAAAAAAGGTGAAAAGTTCAATCATCCATCTCCGCCTTTTACAACCAGTTCGCTTCAGCAGGAAGCTTCATCTAGATTAGGGTTTACGACAAAGAGGACAATGCTTATTGCGCAGCAGCTATACGAAGGCGTAGAACTTGGGAAAGAAGGTTCAGTCGGCCTTATATCTTATATTAGAACGGATTCAGTGCGCGTATCGACAGAAGCCTTGGCCGCAGTACGCGATCAGATAAAGGTTCAATACGGAGAAAAATATCTATATCCAGAACCTAGGATATATAAAGGGAAAAAAAATATCCAGGATGCGCACGAAGCTATCCGGCCTACATATATGCATATAAAGCCGGAAAAAATCAAACAGTTTTTAACTTTGGAGCAATTTAAACTCTATAAGCTCATTTACGACAGGTTTTTTGCCTCTCAAATGGCAGACGCAAGATATTCTACCGTTTCGCTGGAACTGTCATCTGGCGGATACGAATTTAGAACCTCAGGAGCTATACTTAAGTTTAAGGGCTATTTAGCCGCATACGACAATAATTTAGAGGACGGCGAAGGCAAAAATGCAATACCTGAATTATCTCAAGGTCAGCTTTTAGATGCTAAAGAGATAACCCCTAAGCAGAACTTCACTCAGCCGCCGAACAGGTATACAGAGGCAACGCTCGTAAGAATGCTCGAAGAAAAGGGGATCGGGCGCCCAAGTACATATTCGCCTATAATAAGTACGATTCAAGAGCGCGGTTATGTCGTTAAAAAAGCAAGGACTTTATATCCTACTGACCTTGGCATGATAGTCAACGATATAGTAAAAAATAATTTTAAAGATATAGTAGACATAGAATTTACTGCAAATTTAGAAAACCAGTTAGATGAGATAGAAAGCGGAGCTAAAGACTGGAAAAGGCTTTTAGACGAATACTATAAGCCATTTGAAGAGATTCTTCAAAACGCAGAAACCAATGTTTCAAAAGTGGAACTGCCTGTAGAAGAATCCGAGGAAATATGTGAAAAATGCGGGGCAAAAATGGTCTACAAAGAAGGTAGGTTCGGCAGATTCTTAGCTTGCCCTAATTATCCTGCATGCAAAAACACAAAGGCTATAATAAAAACTCTAGACGTTCCGTGCCCTAAATGCGGGAACAGGATTATAGTTAAAAAGACAAAGAATAAAAAGACGTTTTACGGCTGTGAAAAATACCCCGAGTGCGATTTTGTTTCCTGGGATATGCCGATAAACGAAAAATGTGAAGAATGCGGTTCTTTAATGGTACTGAGCCGTCTGCCAAATGGCAAAGGATATAAAAAATGTTCTAATGAGAACTGTGTAAAAAATTTAAAGAAGAAAAAGAAGGACGATAAGACAGCATAA
- the dprA gene encoding DNA-processing protein DprA: protein MSYNYSEYEKMFIRVALTKGMTLKLFNNIIEQYVDLKELFADARKKHLKITLPMEVESRFYKSNEEVGIDKFILKMDKMGINLVTRLNPEYPMYLREIYDAPNVLFVKGNIGNISDKIFSIVGTRKCTRRGYKLAEEIACDLASAGVTVVSGMARGIDSAANTGAINAGGVTVAVLGCGVDIVYPKENAKLYDAILENGAIISEYVPGTRPLPSNFPKRNRIISGMSVGVLVIESSEKGGSSITAKHALLQGRDVFVGQGGAFLKNAELANILSESGCRTITSAKQILEEYSWGYINEQSENKNIEGLDFLQQQIYNLLLIGDANIEELSQKLSVEIDELNTTLTIMELLGLIKRLPGLSYTIV, encoded by the coding sequence ATGAGTTATAATTATTCCGAATATGAGAAGATGTTTATCCGTGTTGCACTGACAAAGGGGATGACTCTTAAATTATTCAATAACATAATAGAACAATACGTAGATTTAAAAGAACTTTTTGCAGATGCAAGGAAAAAGCACCTAAAGATTACATTACCGATGGAAGTGGAAAGCAGATTTTATAAGAGCAACGAAGAAGTAGGCATTGATAAATTTATTTTAAAAATGGATAAAATGGGTATTAATTTAGTAACAAGGCTAAACCCTGAATATCCAATGTATCTGCGGGAAATATATGATGCGCCAAACGTCTTGTTTGTAAAAGGCAATATCGGGAATATATCAGACAAAATATTTTCAATAGTTGGCACCAGGAAATGCACGAGAAGGGGATATAAACTCGCGGAGGAAATAGCCTGCGATTTAGCTTCAGCCGGAGTGACAGTTGTATCCGGTATGGCTCGCGGAATAGACAGCGCGGCAAACACTGGAGCTATCAATGCCGGCGGGGTTACCGTTGCGGTATTAGGATGTGGGGTAGACATCGTATATCCTAAAGAAAATGCGAAATTATACGATGCCATACTTGAAAACGGGGCTATTATATCCGAATATGTCCCGGGTACGCGCCCACTTCCTTCTAATTTCCCAAAGAGGAACAGGATAATAAGCGGCATGTCTGTCGGCGTTTTGGTTATAGAATCATCTGAAAAAGGTGGCTCCTCGATTACTGCAAAACATGCGCTGCTTCAGGGGAGGGACGTATTCGTTGGGCAGGGCGGAGCTTTCCTTAAAAATGCAGAGCTTGCAAATATACTTTCTGAAAGCGGATGCAGGACAATAACCAGCGCAAAACAAATTTTAGAGGAATATTCCTGGGGCTATATAAATGAACAATCTGAAAACAAAAATATCGAAGGGCTTGATTTTTTACAGCAGCAAATATATAATTTGCTTTTAATAGGCGATGCAAATATAGAAGAATTATCCCAAAAGCTAAGCGTAGAGATCGATGAGCTCAATACAACGCTTACTATTATGGAACTTTTAGGATTAATCAAACGCTTGCCGGGGTTAAGTTATACTATAGTATAA